Proteins from one Rosa chinensis cultivar Old Blush chromosome 7, RchiOBHm-V2, whole genome shotgun sequence genomic window:
- the LOC112178908 gene encoding bet1-like protein At4g14600: protein MTHRRANPDEIQLRIDPIHADVDEEITGLRSQVRRLRNVAQEIEVEAKSQNAMLNQLDMTVMKAQAWLKNNVRRLNKSTIQSGSNHVVHVVCFALICFFLVYFWSKISR from the exons ATGACGCATAGAAGGGCTAACCCAGATGAAATCCAATTGAGGATTGATCCAATTCACGCCGACGTCGATGAGGAGATCACTGGTCTTCGATCCCAAGTCAGAAGATTGAGAAAC GTGGCTCAAGAGATTGAGGTTGAAGCCAAATCTCAGAATGCTATGCTCAATCAGCTG gacatgacagtgatgaaagCTCAAGCATGGTTGAAGAATAATGTCAGGAGATTGAACAAGAGCACCATCCAGAGTGGTTCAAACCATGTTGTCCATGTGGTGTGTTTTGCGctcatttgtttctttttggtgTACTTTTGGTCAAAGATATCCAGATGA